A section of the Flavobacterium ardleyense genome encodes:
- a CDS encoding L-threonylcarbamoyladenylate synthase, which translates to MQEEILKAYEVLKEGGIILYPTDTVWGIGCDATNAEAVAKIYKLKQRQESKSMIVLMNGEKMIYNVFKEIPEVAWEILDISDKPTTLILDNPRNVAANLIAEDKSLGMRLVKDPFCFKLLERLKKPLVSTSANISGKPTPLTYKEISSEIIKGVDYVVNLQRESPAGKPSSIIKIGNNLQVKIIRK; encoded by the coding sequence ATGCAAGAAGAAATATTAAAAGCATACGAAGTACTTAAAGAGGGTGGAATTATCCTTTATCCAACCGATACGGTTTGGGGAATTGGTTGCGACGCGACAAATGCTGAGGCTGTTGCCAAAATTTACAAACTCAAACAACGACAAGAAAGCAAATCCATGATTGTCTTGATGAACGGCGAAAAAATGATCTATAATGTCTTTAAAGAAATTCCAGAAGTTGCTTGGGAAATTTTGGACATCAGCGACAAGCCAACAACCCTAATTCTGGACAATCCTAGAAATGTGGCGGCAAACCTAATTGCTGAGGACAAGTCGTTAGGAATGCGATTGGTAAAAGATCCTTTTTGTTTTAAATTATTAGAAAGACTCAAAAAACCCCTGGTTTCAACCTCAGCAAACATTTCTGGAAAACCAACTCCTTTGACTTACAAAGAAATCAGTTCTGAAATTATTAAAGGTGTTGACTATGTTGTAAATTTGCAGCGCGAAAGTCCAGCAGGAAAACCATCGTCTATTATTAAAATCGGCAATAATCTACAGGTAAAAATTATTAGAAAATAG
- a CDS encoding glycosyltransferase family 2 protein produces MKDTATAISVIMITYNHADYISKAIEGVLMQKTNFKIELIISNDASRDATHQAIEKAIAALPENITVTYFNQTKNIGMMPNFLFVLQQAKSAYIAQCDGDDYWTDPDKLQKQFDFLEANPDYQICHHNVLERRGLKYRKRNHKLTEDKTDDLERLAQGNFVHSSSIMVRNTVREFPEYFARAENGDYFLLLLAARKGKLKYLNEVMSVYRIHNKSSWSSMKKRTQRETHINFLKNIQQDFTPEINAIFNAQIKRIEEKNYKMNHTLLGKIKTFLNP; encoded by the coding sequence ATGAAAGATACTGCTACCGCCATTAGTGTGATAATGATTACCTATAATCACGCCGATTATATAAGCAAGGCAATAGAAGGCGTTTTGATGCAAAAAACCAATTTTAAAATTGAGCTTATCATCTCAAATGATGCCTCGAGAGATGCCACTCATCAAGCGATTGAAAAAGCAATAGCAGCACTGCCTGAAAACATAACAGTTACATACTTTAATCAGACCAAAAATATTGGAATGATGCCCAACTTCCTGTTTGTACTACAACAAGCAAAGTCAGCTTATATTGCGCAATGCGACGGCGATGACTATTGGACAGATCCAGATAAATTGCAAAAGCAATTCGATTTTCTTGAAGCCAATCCCGATTATCAAATTTGTCATCACAATGTCTTGGAACGTCGAGGCCTTAAGTACAGAAAACGAAATCATAAACTGACCGAGGACAAAACCGACGATCTAGAACGTCTTGCCCAAGGGAATTTTGTTCACTCTTCCTCAATAATGGTTCGGAATACCGTTCGAGAATTTCCTGAATATTTTGCTCGTGCAGAAAATGGCGACTATTTTTTACTACTTCTCGCAGCACGAAAAGGTAAATTAAAATATCTAAATGAAGTGATGAGCGTTTATCGTATTCACAATAAATCCAGTTGGTCCTCGATGAAAAAGCGAACGCAACGAGAAACGCACATCAATTTTCTGAAAAATATTCAACAGGATTTCACTCCAGAGATCAACGCTATTTTTAACGCTCAAATAAAGCGTATAGAAGAAAAAAATTATAAAATGAATCACACACTTTTGGGGAAAATCAAAACTTTTCTAAATCCTTAG
- a CDS encoding glycosyltransferase family 4 protein, with product MSKSVFLESHNIKNRAGGLGTFNYELIKAISKEKFPDLELILNSADPKILEDEFGSVFKYHKYKGLHRYPLFGVRKRFDVWHSMNQNTKVEPVTTPAKYILTVHDVNFIEENSSDLGSKKNKQFIDKLKRADAITYISEFAKMQTHQYFEVPKVAEQVIYNGNPITEFLDTSAFAPSVPTNVPYFYTIGDFIERKNFIAIIRMFRNIKDFNLIISGNHDKSYGVEVKEFINENKLQNRVFLTGKVSDVAKQYYMKNCVAFLFPSIREGFGLPPIEAMKFEKPVFLSTKTSLPEIGGDAAFFWQDFDPDYMREFMFDKISEFESNPNFYKAKLLAQAEFFDWTKAAKSFLELYRS from the coding sequence ATGTCAAAATCTGTTTTCCTAGAATCACATAACATCAAAAATCGCGCTGGTGGCTTGGGAACTTTTAATTATGAACTAATTAAAGCTATCTCCAAAGAAAAATTTCCGGACTTGGAATTGATTCTAAATAGTGCCGATCCTAAAATTCTCGAAGATGAGTTTGGTTCGGTTTTCAAGTATCATAAATACAAAGGTCTGCATAGATACCCGCTTTTTGGAGTTAGAAAACGATTTGATGTTTGGCATAGTATGAATCAAAACACCAAAGTTGAACCGGTTACTACTCCCGCTAAATATATTTTGACCGTACATGACGTCAATTTTATAGAAGAAAACTCCTCCGATTTAGGTAGTAAAAAGAATAAGCAATTTATAGATAAGCTAAAACGTGCTGATGCAATAACTTATATTTCGGAATTTGCAAAAATGCAGACACATCAATATTTCGAAGTGCCTAAAGTGGCAGAACAGGTAATCTACAACGGAAATCCTATTACAGAATTTCTTGACACTTCGGCTTTCGCACCTTCTGTTCCTACAAATGTGCCTTATTTTTACACCATTGGTGATTTTATCGAAAGGAAAAATTTCATAGCGATAATTAGAATGTTTCGAAATATAAAAGACTTCAATCTCATTATTTCGGGCAATCATGATAAAAGCTATGGCGTGGAAGTAAAAGAATTTATCAACGAAAACAAATTGCAAAACCGCGTATTTCTTACCGGCAAAGTTTCTGATGTGGCTAAGCAATACTACATGAAAAATTGCGTGGCATTTTTATTTCCATCCATTAGAGAAGGATTTGGACTTCCACCAATTGAAGCCATGAAGTTTGAAAAACCTGTTTTTTTATCCACAAAAACTTCGTTACCAGAGATCGGAGGCGATGCTGCCTTTTTTTGGCAAGATTTTGATCCTGATTATATGCGTGAATTCATGTTCGACAAAATTTCGGAGTTTGAGAGCAATCCAAATTTCTATAAAGCTAAACTTTTGGCGCAAGCCGAATTTTTTGATTGGACCAAAGCGGCAAAATCATTTTTAGAATTATACCGCTCGTAA
- a CDS encoding Kdo domain containing protein: MPAIFNPKFKFLESSVNNFIQSFHSSGTLLVKGNRNTIRLFPVDTLTLNIKAFKVPHLLNQIIYKYIRPSKAKRSFEYATLLLQKGIGTPEPIAYVEKFSGFGLIDSYYISEHLNADLTFRELVEIPEFANHEEILRCFTRFCFKMHEKGIEFLDHSPGNTLIKRTDEGYDFYLVDLNRMKFHQEMPFDQRMKNLSRLTPKRDMVTIMANEYSKLYDRAETEIFEKMWGYTEEFQSKFRRKAAFKKTMKLS; encoded by the coding sequence ATGCCGGCTATCTTTAATCCAAAATTCAAATTTTTAGAAAGTTCTGTAAATAATTTTATTCAGAGTTTTCACAGTTCAGGAACACTTTTGGTAAAGGGAAATCGCAATACTATTCGATTATTTCCAGTTGATACACTCACGCTTAATATCAAAGCATTTAAAGTTCCGCATTTACTCAATCAGATTATCTATAAATACATAAGACCGTCAAAAGCAAAGCGCTCCTTTGAATATGCAACGCTACTTCTCCAAAAAGGGATTGGAACGCCTGAACCTATTGCATATGTCGAAAAATTTTCTGGTTTCGGATTAATTGACAGCTACTACATTAGTGAACATCTTAATGCTGATCTAACATTTAGGGAATTAGTAGAAATTCCTGAATTTGCCAATCATGAGGAAATACTACGTTGCTTTACTAGATTTTGTTTTAAGATGCACGAGAAAGGAATAGAGTTTTTAGATCATTCCCCTGGTAATACCTTGATTAAGAGAACCGATGAAGGGTATGATTTTTATTTGGTTGATTTAAATAGGATGAAATTTCACCAAGAAATGCCCTTTGATCAGCGAATGAAAAATTTGTCGAGGCTTACGCCAAAAAGGGATATGGTAACGATAATGGCCAATGAATATTCAAAATTGTACGATCGTGCCGAAACAGAAATATTTGAAAAGATGTGGGGTTATACTGAGGAGTTTCAATCAAAATTTAGACGAAAAGCTGCTTTTAAGAAAACGATGAAATTATCTTAA
- a CDS encoding glycosyltransferase family 2 protein, which produces MAYNDNTLLSVLIITLNEAKQMKALLADLQFADEVVIVDSYSSDDTQEIVKEFANVRFIQNKFENYTHQRNFAISKAKNNWILFLDADERLTPALKEEIIETIQSNNTYVAFLFFRTFMFKSQKLRFSGWQTDKIFRLFHKEYAQYTTERLVHEKLDVKGRIGVFKNPLIHFSYADYESYKAKMLSYGKLKAQEKFAKNIKPSVFKEVLHPVYSFLYSYTIRLGFLDGKKGITICYLNALSIHERYKELKKLNNSNNILR; this is translated from the coding sequence ATGGCCTACAACGACAATACGCTACTCTCCGTCCTTATCATAACTCTTAACGAGGCAAAGCAAATGAAAGCACTTTTGGCAGATTTACAATTTGCTGACGAAGTGGTTATTGTCGATTCGTATAGCAGCGATGATACTCAAGAAATTGTAAAGGAGTTTGCTAATGTAAGATTCATCCAAAATAAGTTTGAAAATTATACACATCAACGAAATTTTGCAATAAGCAAAGCCAAAAATAATTGGATTTTATTTTTAGACGCAGATGAGCGATTAACTCCTGCTCTGAAAGAAGAAATTATCGAAACGATCCAAAGCAATAACACTTACGTAGCATTTTTATTTTTTAGAACTTTTATGTTTAAAAGCCAAAAACTTCGTTTTAGCGGCTGGCAAACCGACAAAATATTTCGACTTTTTCATAAAGAATATGCACAATATACAACTGAGAGACTAGTTCATGAAAAGCTTGATGTGAAAGGAAGAATTGGAGTTTTCAAAAATCCGTTAATTCATTTTTCTTATGCAGATTACGAAAGTTACAAAGCAAAAATGCTAAGTTACGGCAAACTAAAAGCTCAAGAAAAATTTGCAAAAAACATAAAACCTTCTGTATTTAAAGAAGTTTTGCATCCTGTATATAGTTTTCTTTACAGTTACACTATTAGACTTGGATTTCTAGATGGCAAAAAGGGAATTACTATTTGTTACCTTAATGCACTGAGTATTCATGAACGTTATAAAGAATTAAAAAAGCTGAATAATTCGAATAATATATTAAGATAA